A genomic stretch from Mycobacterium cookii includes:
- a CDS encoding cytochrome c biogenesis protein DipZ has translation MVSIALIGLVGGLITGISPCILPVLPVIFFSGAQGKPDEVTGDGGVAVAVKSKREVSRPYRVIGGLVLSFSLVTLVGSALLSLLHLPQDAIRWFALVALVAIGLGLIFPRFEQLLERPFARIPQKQIASRSNGFGLGLALGVLYVPCAGPVLAAIVVAGATAKIGLPIVMLTVGFAVGTAVPLFFFALAGQRIAERVNAFRRRQRGIRITAGIVTILLAIALVFNLPAALQRAIPDYTHSLEDKFGGSQQVQRQLGGIVNDQNKELSNCANASEQLQNCGTAPDLKGIVGWLNTPGDKPIDLRSLRGKVVLIDFWAYSCINCQRAIPHVEGWYKAYRDSGFEVIGVHTPEYAFEKVTSNVKKGAADLGITYPIAQDNSYSTWTNYRNQYWPAEYLIDANGVVRHTKFGEGDYNGTERLIRELITDAHRGTTLPPAVDAPDTTPQNGLTPETYFAVGKVVNYAGGGVYDEGRADFAVPPVLPDDSFALQGPWTLDYQGATADSGASGIQLNYHAKNVYLVVGGKGNLTVTRNGKTTTLPIDGPPQARQIVAGDAVTRGSLQVRLDQGLQVFSFTYG, from the coding sequence ATGGTGTCCATCGCACTCATCGGTCTTGTCGGAGGCTTGATCACCGGAATCTCGCCGTGCATCCTTCCGGTGCTGCCGGTGATCTTCTTCTCCGGGGCGCAGGGCAAACCCGACGAGGTCACGGGCGACGGCGGGGTCGCTGTGGCGGTGAAGTCGAAACGTGAAGTCTCGCGGCCATACCGGGTGATCGGTGGCCTGGTGTTGAGCTTCAGCCTGGTCACCCTCGTCGGCTCGGCGCTGTTGTCGCTGCTGCATCTGCCCCAGGACGCGATCCGGTGGTTCGCGTTGGTCGCACTGGTGGCGATCGGCCTCGGCTTGATCTTCCCGCGGTTCGAGCAACTGCTCGAGCGGCCGTTCGCCCGCATACCGCAGAAGCAGATTGCCAGTCGCAGCAACGGCTTTGGTCTCGGTCTGGCGCTGGGCGTGCTGTACGTGCCGTGCGCGGGGCCGGTTCTGGCCGCGATCGTAGTCGCCGGCGCCACCGCCAAAATCGGCCTGCCGATCGTCATGCTGACGGTGGGATTCGCCGTCGGCACGGCGGTGCCGCTGTTTTTCTTCGCTCTCGCGGGTCAACGGATTGCGGAGCGAGTCAACGCCTTTCGACGTCGCCAGCGCGGGATCCGCATCACGGCCGGCATCGTGACGATTCTGCTGGCGATCGCCTTGGTGTTCAATCTGCCCGCGGCGCTGCAACGCGCCATCCCGGACTACACGCACTCCTTGGAGGACAAGTTCGGCGGCAGTCAGCAGGTGCAACGCCAGCTCGGCGGCATCGTCAACGACCAGAACAAGGAATTGTCCAACTGCGCCAACGCATCGGAGCAGCTGCAGAACTGCGGCACTGCGCCCGATCTCAAAGGCATCGTCGGATGGCTGAACACGCCCGGCGACAAACCGATCGACCTGCGTTCGTTGCGGGGCAAGGTGGTGCTGATCGACTTCTGGGCCTACTCCTGCATCAACTGCCAGCGTGCCATTCCGCATGTCGAAGGTTGGTATAAGGCATACCGGGATAGCGGTTTCGAAGTCATCGGCGTCCACACACCGGAGTACGCGTTCGAAAAAGTGACGAGCAATGTCAAGAAAGGCGCCGCCGATCTGGGCATCACGTACCCGATAGCCCAGGACAACAGCTACTCGACGTGGACCAACTACCGCAACCAATACTGGCCCGCCGAATATCTCATCGACGCCAATGGCGTTGTGCGCCATACGAAGTTCGGCGAAGGCGACTACAACGGCACCGAGAGACTGATCCGCGAGTTGATCACCGACGCGCACCGGGGAACCACGCTGCCACCAGCCGTCGACGCACCCGACACCACCCCGCAGAACGGGCTGACTCCGGAGACCTACTTCGCGGTCGGCAAGGTCGTCAACTACGCCGGCGGCGGGGTCTACGACGAAGGCCGAGCCGATTTCGCGGTTCCGCCGGTGTTGCCGGACGATTCGTTCGCCCTGCAGGGTCCGTGGACGCTGGATTATCAAGGCGCAACGGCAGACTCCGGCGCGTCAGGCATTCAGTTGAACTACCACGCGAAGAACGTCTATCTCGTCGTCGGTGGAAAAGGCAACCTGACGGTGACGCGCAACGGAAAGACGACAACGCTGCCGATCGACGGGCCGCCGCAAGCCCGCCAGATCGTTGCCGGCGACGCGGTGACCCGCGGATCACTTCAAGTCCGTCTCGACCAAGGGCTGCAGGTGTTTTCCTTCACCTACGGCTGA
- a CDS encoding fasciclin domain-containing protein, which produces MNIYSKLIPATGLAATAVGLVIANSAPAGAAPNLIGAGCADYAAQHPSGPASVTGMSQVPVAVAASDNPELTTLTAALSGQLNPQVNLVDTLNGGQFTVFAPTDAAFKKLPADTINQLKTNPDMLKSILTYHVVPGQLSPNQVDGSHNSVEGAPVNVTGSGNGLKVNNAGLVCGGVPTANAQVYMIDTVLMPPSQ; this is translated from the coding sequence ATGAACATATACAGCAAGTTGATCCCAGCGACAGGTCTGGCGGCCACCGCCGTCGGTCTCGTCATCGCCAACTCCGCACCCGCAGGGGCCGCGCCAAACCTGATCGGCGCGGGCTGCGCTGACTATGCGGCCCAGCACCCCTCCGGGCCCGCCTCGGTGACCGGAATGTCGCAGGTCCCGGTCGCGGTCGCCGCGTCGGACAATCCCGAGCTCACCACCTTGACCGCCGCGCTGTCGGGCCAACTGAACCCGCAGGTGAACCTCGTCGACACGCTCAACGGCGGCCAGTTCACGGTGTTCGCGCCGACCGACGCCGCCTTCAAGAAGTTGCCGGCAGACACGATCAACCAGCTCAAGACTAACCCCGACATGCTGAAAAGCATCCTGACCTATCACGTCGTTCCCGGCCAGCTGAGTCCGAATCAGGTTGACGGATCGCACAATTCAGTTGAGGGTGCACCGGTGAACGTGACCGGTTCGGGTAACGGTCTCAAGGTCAACAACGCCGGATTGGTCTGTGGTGGAGTGCCTACCGCCAACGCTCAGGTGTACATGATCGACACGGTGCTGATGCCGCCGAGCCAGTGA
- a CDS encoding crotonase/enoyl-CoA hydratase family protein, which yields MPSDHFETLLYATAGSVATITLNRPQHLNTIVPPMPDEIEAAVGLAERDPDIKVIVLRGAGRAFSGGYDFGDGFAHWGEAMNTDGRWNPGKDFAMVSARETGPTQKFMAIWRASKPVIAQVHGWCVGGASDYALCADLVIASEDAVIGTPYSRMWGAYLTGMWLYRLSLAKVKWHSLTGRPLTGVQAAEVELINEAVPFERLEARVAEIAAELSRIPLSQLQAQKLIVNQAYENMGLASTQVLGGILDGLMRNTPDALDFIQTAATEGVRAAVARRDGPFGDYSLAPPELRPDPSHVITP from the coding sequence ATGCCAAGCGATCACTTCGAGACCCTGCTGTACGCGACCGCCGGATCCGTCGCCACCATCACGTTGAACCGGCCCCAGCACCTCAACACCATCGTTCCGCCGATGCCCGACGAGATCGAGGCCGCCGTCGGGTTGGCCGAGCGCGACCCCGACATCAAGGTCATCGTGTTGCGCGGCGCCGGGCGGGCGTTCTCCGGCGGCTACGACTTCGGTGACGGCTTCGCGCACTGGGGCGAGGCGATGAACACCGACGGCCGCTGGAATCCGGGCAAGGACTTCGCGATGGTGTCCGCGCGGGAGACCGGGCCGACGCAGAAGTTCATGGCGATCTGGCGGGCGTCCAAACCGGTGATCGCGCAAGTGCACGGCTGGTGTGTGGGCGGCGCCAGCGATTACGCCCTGTGCGCCGACCTCGTCATCGCCAGCGAGGACGCCGTGATCGGCACGCCGTACAGCCGGATGTGGGGCGCCTACCTGACCGGCATGTGGCTCTACCGGCTCAGCCTGGCCAAGGTGAAGTGGCACTCTCTCACCGGCAGGCCGCTGACCGGTGTGCAGGCCGCCGAGGTCGAGTTGATCAACGAGGCGGTCCCATTCGAGCGACTGGAAGCCCGGGTCGCCGAGATCGCGGCGGAGTTGTCTCGAATTCCGTTGTCGCAGTTACAAGCACAGAAGCTGATCGTCAACCAGGCCTACGAGAACATGGGGCTGGCCTCCACCCAGGTTTTGGGCGGCATTCTCGACGGCCTGATGCGCAATACCCCCGACGCCCTGGACTTCATCCAGACCGCCGCGACCGAGGGCGTGCGGGCCGCCGTCGCGCGCCGGGACGGGCCGTTCGGCGATTACAGCCTGGCACCGCCGGAACTACGCCCGGACCCGTCGCACGTCATCACGCCCTGA
- a CDS encoding LpqN/LpqT family lipoprotein, producing MRLPYLVCATVTAAALFAAPGCTRVVTGSPTLAAGTPASNNTECESVSAPMTAIESHTDGEPQLKIPQPPGWQRTSMLDSQIIRFTMGNKALTARNFMPTVVVTLESVPGGHVDYQTIFDQERAALVQRLGATHVRSSETTLCGDKAETVNYDAPGMGRIPPRKVRTLMVTATFSANTYVATVTVQSTDPTNPSYARDTDLILTGFQMLPPEGG from the coding sequence ATGCGGTTGCCGTACTTGGTCTGTGCGACGGTCACCGCGGCGGCATTGTTCGCGGCGCCGGGCTGCACAAGAGTGGTGACCGGCAGCCCGACTCTGGCCGCCGGCACTCCGGCCTCCAACAACACTGAGTGCGAATCGGTTTCAGCGCCGATGACCGCCATCGAATCGCACACCGACGGTGAGCCGCAGCTCAAGATTCCGCAACCGCCCGGGTGGCAACGCACGTCGATGCTCGACTCGCAGATCATTCGCTTCACGATGGGCAACAAAGCCCTGACGGCCAGGAACTTCATGCCGACCGTCGTGGTCACTCTCGAATCGGTACCCGGCGGACACGTCGACTACCAAACGATCTTCGACCAGGAGCGTGCGGCGCTGGTGCAGCGCCTCGGCGCCACACACGTACGCAGCTCCGAGACGACGCTGTGCGGCGACAAGGCCGAGACGGTGAACTATGACGCGCCGGGCATGGGCCGGATTCCGCCGCGGAAGGTCAGGACGCTGATGGTGACCGCGACGTTCAGCGCCAACACCTACGTCGCGACCGTCACCGTGCAGTCGACCGACCCCACCAACCCCAGCTACGCGCGCGACACCGACCTCATCCTGACCGGATTCCAGATGCTCCCTCCGGAGGGCGGCTAA
- a CDS encoding prolyl oligopeptidase family serine peptidase yields the protein MGVMAGDEGSDPYLWLEDILGDEPLNWVRTRNDPTVAQFAGEDFDRMRAQALEVLDTDARIPYVRRRGDYLYNFWRDADNPRGLWRRTTLDSYRSDSPQWDVLIDVDELARADDENWVWAGADVLYPERTRALVGLSRGGSDAAVLREFDMATREFVADGFTLPEAKSGYTWEDPDTLLVGTDFGEGSLTESGYPRIIKRWRRGQPLEAAETVFEGAAADVVVSAGVDRTPGFERTMLRRALDFFNDQVYELRGDELIRIDAPTDASLSVHRQWLLIELRTDWDTGTASYPAGSLLAAGYDEFLAGPAQLQVVFSPDQHTSLNHYAWTRDRLVMVTLADVASRVEIVTPGSWQRRTVTDVPANTNTVIAGADDDGDEIFLDSSGFDSPSRLLHGPVDGPLEQIKSAPAFFDAENISVAQYFATSKDDTAVPYFVVRPGGATGPGPTLLGGYGGFEVSRTPGYDGVLGRLWLARGGTYVLANMRGGGEYGPSWHTQAMRAGRHLVAEDFAAVATDLVDRGITTVPQLGAQGGSNGGLLMGIMLTKYPQLFGALVCQVPLLDMRRFHLLLAGASWVAEYGNPDDPADWEFIAEYSPYQNVSADDKYPPVLIMTSTRDDRVHPGHARKMTAALEAAGHRVWYYENIEGGHAGAADNSQTAFKVALSFSFLWRMLGA from the coding sequence ATGGGCGTCATGGCTGGTGATGAGGGCAGCGACCCCTACCTGTGGCTCGAAGACATCCTCGGCGATGAGCCGTTGAACTGGGTGCGCACCCGCAACGACCCGACGGTGGCGCAATTCGCCGGCGAGGACTTCGACCGGATGCGCGCGCAGGCCCTCGAGGTGCTCGACACCGACGCCCGCATTCCCTATGTCCGCCGTCGCGGCGACTACCTGTACAACTTCTGGCGCGACGCGGACAACCCGCGTGGTCTGTGGCGGCGCACCACGCTGGACAGTTACCGCAGCGACAGCCCTCAGTGGGACGTCCTCATCGATGTCGACGAGTTGGCCCGCGCCGACGACGAGAACTGGGTGTGGGCCGGCGCGGACGTCCTCTACCCCGAGCGCACCCGCGCGCTGGTGGGCCTGTCGCGCGGCGGCTCCGATGCCGCAGTCTTGCGTGAATTCGACATGGCAACAAGAGAATTCGTCGCCGATGGGTTCACCCTGCCGGAGGCCAAGTCTGGCTACACCTGGGAGGACCCGGACACGCTGCTGGTCGGGACCGACTTCGGCGAGGGGTCGCTGACCGAGTCCGGCTATCCGCGAATCATCAAGCGGTGGCGCCGCGGTCAGCCGCTCGAGGCCGCCGAGACGGTGTTCGAAGGTGCGGCCGCCGACGTGGTCGTGTCCGCCGGTGTCGACCGCACGCCCGGCTTCGAGCGGACGATGCTGCGCCGCGCTCTGGACTTCTTCAACGACCAGGTTTACGAGCTGCGCGGTGACGAGCTGATCCGCATCGACGCCCCGACCGACGCATCGCTGTCGGTGCACCGGCAATGGTTGCTGATCGAACTGCGCACCGACTGGGACACCGGCACCGCGAGCTACCCCGCAGGGTCGCTGCTCGCGGCCGGCTACGACGAATTCCTCGCCGGCCCAGCCCAGTTGCAGGTTGTCTTCTCCCCTGACCAGCACACCAGCCTCAACCACTACGCGTGGACCCGTGACCGGCTGGTCATGGTCACGCTCGCCGACGTGGCCTCCCGCGTCGAGATCGTCACGCCGGGCAGCTGGCAGCGTCGCACCGTGACCGACGTGCCGGCCAACACCAACACCGTGATCGCCGGCGCCGACGATGACGGCGACGAGATCTTCCTCGATTCCAGCGGGTTCGATTCCCCGTCGCGGCTGCTGCACGGGCCCGTCGACGGACCGCTGGAGCAGATCAAGTCCGCACCTGCCTTCTTCGACGCTGAAAACATCTCCGTTGCACAGTATTTCGCAACGTCGAAGGACGACACCGCGGTTCCCTACTTCGTGGTGCGCCCGGGTGGCGCGACGGGTCCCGGCCCGACGCTGCTCGGCGGCTACGGCGGCTTCGAGGTGTCTCGCACGCCGGGCTACGACGGCGTACTCGGCCGGCTGTGGCTGGCCCGTGGCGGCACGTACGTTCTCGCCAACATGCGCGGCGGCGGCGAGTACGGCCCGAGCTGGCACACCCAGGCCATGCGGGCCGGGCGTCACCTTGTTGCCGAGGACTTCGCGGCGGTGGCAACCGACTTGGTGGACCGCGGCATCACGACGGTGCCACAGCTCGGCGCGCAGGGCGGCAGCAACGGCGGCCTGCTGATGGGCATCATGCTGACCAAATACCCGCAGCTGTTCGGCGCATTGGTGTGCCAGGTGCCGTTGCTGGACATGCGCCGGTTCCATCTGTTGCTTGCCGGTGCGTCATGGGTCGCCGAGTACGGCAATCCCGACGACCCGGCCGATTGGGAGTTCATCGCCGAATACTCGCCCTACCAGAATGTTTCGGCCGACGACAAGTACCCGCCGGTGCTGATCATGACGTCGACCCGGGACGATCGGGTACATCCCGGACATGCCCGCAAGATGACGGCGGCGTTGGAGGCGGCGGGCCATCGCGTCTGGTACTACGAGAACATCGAGGGCGGCCACGCCGGTGCGGCCGACAACTCCCAGACCGCGTTCAAGGTCGCGCTGAGTTTCTCGTTCCTGTGGCGGATGCTGGGTGCTTGA
- the exaC gene encoding acetaldehyde dehydrogenase ExaC — MTVFARPGSTGSLMSYESRYGNFIGGEWVAPSSGKYFENLTPVTGQAFCEVARSEVADIDKALDAAHAAAPAWGKTAPAERAAILNKIADRIDEHRDALALAEVWDNGKPIREALAADIPLAADHFRYFAGAIRAQEGSLSQIDEDTVAYHFHEPLGVVGQIIPWNFPILMATWKLAPALAAGNAVVLKPAEQTPVSVLYLMSLIGDLLPAGVVNVVNGFGAEAGKPLASSNRIAKIAFTGETTTGRLIMQYASQNLIPVTLELGGKSPNIFFSDVMAAHDDFQDKALEGFTMFALNQGEVCTCPSRSLVQADIYDEFLELAAIRTKAVRQGDPLDTETMVGSQASNDQLEKVLSYIEIGKDEGAKIITGGERAELGGDLSGGYYVQPTIFAGNNKMRVFQEEIFGPVVSVASFKDYDDAISIANDTLYGLGAGVWSRDGNTAYRAGRDIQAGRVWVNCYHVYPAHAAFGGYKQSGIGRENHKMMLDHYQQTKNLLVSYSDKAQGFF; from the coding sequence ATGACCGTCTTCGCACGACCGGGTTCCACAGGGTCCCTGATGTCCTATGAATCGCGGTACGGAAACTTCATCGGCGGCGAATGGGTAGCGCCGTCGAGCGGCAAATACTTCGAGAATTTGACGCCGGTCACCGGTCAGGCGTTCTGCGAGGTGGCGCGCTCGGAGGTGGCCGATATCGACAAGGCGCTCGACGCGGCCCACGCGGCGGCACCGGCGTGGGGCAAGACCGCCCCAGCCGAGCGGGCCGCGATCTTGAACAAGATCGCCGACCGCATCGACGAGCACCGGGATGCGCTGGCGCTGGCCGAGGTGTGGGACAACGGCAAACCGATCAGGGAGGCGCTGGCCGCCGACATCCCGCTGGCCGCTGACCATTTCCGCTATTTCGCCGGTGCGATCCGCGCCCAAGAAGGTTCGCTGAGCCAGATCGACGAGGACACCGTCGCCTACCACTTCCACGAGCCGCTCGGCGTTGTCGGGCAGATCATTCCGTGGAACTTCCCGATCCTGATGGCCACCTGGAAGCTGGCGCCCGCGCTGGCCGCCGGTAACGCGGTGGTGCTCAAGCCCGCCGAGCAGACCCCGGTGTCGGTGCTCTACCTGATGTCGCTGATCGGCGATCTGTTGCCGGCCGGGGTGGTCAACGTCGTCAACGGTTTTGGCGCCGAAGCGGGCAAGCCGTTGGCATCGAGCAACCGGATCGCCAAGATCGCGTTCACCGGGGAGACCACCACCGGGCGGCTGATCATGCAGTACGCCAGCCAGAACCTGATCCCGGTCACGCTGGAACTGGGCGGTAAGAGTCCCAACATCTTCTTCTCCGACGTGATGGCCGCGCACGACGACTTCCAGGACAAGGCGCTGGAAGGGTTCACCATGTTCGCGCTCAACCAGGGCGAGGTGTGCACCTGCCCGTCGCGCAGCCTGGTGCAGGCCGACATCTACGACGAGTTCCTGGAACTGGCGGCCATCCGCACCAAAGCGGTCCGGCAGGGCGATCCGCTCGACACCGAGACGATGGTCGGCTCGCAGGCCTCCAACGATCAGTTGGAAAAGGTGTTGTCCTACATCGAGATCGGCAAAGACGAAGGCGCCAAGATCATCACCGGCGGAGAGCGCGCCGAACTGGGCGGCGACCTGTCCGGTGGCTACTACGTGCAGCCCACCATCTTCGCCGGCAACAACAAGATGCGGGTCTTCCAGGAGGAGATCTTCGGCCCGGTGGTCTCGGTCGCGTCGTTCAAGGACTACGACGACGCCATTTCGATCGCCAACGACACCCTCTACGGTCTGGGCGCGGGGGTGTGGAGCCGCGACGGCAACACCGCCTACCGGGCCGGGCGCGATATCCAGGCCGGCCGGGTGTGGGTGAACTGCTATCACGTCTATCCCGCGCACGCCGCGTTCGGCGGGTACAAGCAGTCCGGCATCGGGCGGGAGAACCACAAGATGATGCTCGACCACTACCAGCAGACCAAGAACCTGCTGGTGTCCTACAGCGACAAGGCGCAGGGCTTCTTCTGA
- a CDS encoding DUF779 domain-containing protein — protein sequence MTPRVVVTAAAAGLLGELRDKHGPLMFHQSGGCCDGSSPMCYPDGDFIVGDHDVLLGVLDTEEDGVPVWISGPQFQAWKHTQLVIDVVPGRGGGFSLEAPEGKRFLSRGRAFSADENAELNASPVITGADYERGERPPDRAPVVSAAADACPVPAGRAEAVKR from the coding sequence ATGACGCCCCGGGTAGTGGTTACTGCCGCTGCCGCCGGGCTGCTCGGTGAGCTGCGAGACAAGCACGGCCCGTTGATGTTTCACCAATCGGGCGGGTGCTGCGACGGGTCGTCGCCGATGTGCTATCCGGACGGCGACTTCATCGTCGGCGATCACGACGTACTGCTCGGCGTGCTCGACACCGAGGAAGACGGTGTGCCGGTGTGGATCTCGGGGCCGCAGTTTCAGGCCTGGAAGCACACCCAGCTCGTCATCGACGTGGTGCCCGGCCGGGGCGGCGGGTTCAGTCTGGAAGCGCCCGAAGGCAAGCGGTTCTTGTCCCGCGGCCGCGCGTTCAGCGCAGACGAGAACGCCGAATTGAACGCCTCGCCGGTGATCACCGGCGCCGACTACGAGCGCGGCGAACGCCCGCCCGATCGCGCTCCGGTGGTGTCGGCCGCCGCCGATGCTTGCCCAGTACCTGCGGGGCGCGCCGAAGCGGTAAAGCGCTAG
- a CDS encoding putative holin, with the protein MIPLPRSWLLASAMLVGLAAGVLGAAAALTVEHARMRPDLAIALVVGFPSVVGLLVLLLSRARWLTALGVFFLAVAPGWFGVLAVIEVVTRG; encoded by the coding sequence GTGATACCGCTGCCGCGGAGTTGGCTACTGGCCAGTGCGATGTTGGTCGGCCTCGCCGCCGGCGTGCTGGGCGCAGCAGCCGCGTTGACCGTGGAGCACGCCCGCATGCGACCAGACCTGGCCATCGCGCTGGTGGTCGGTTTCCCCAGCGTGGTCGGGCTGCTGGTGCTCTTACTGTCACGGGCCCGATGGCTGACCGCGCTCGGCGTTTTCTTCCTGGCAGTGGCGCCGGGATGGTTCGGGGTGCTCGCGGTGATCGAGGTGGTGACCCGTGGCTGA
- a CDS encoding ArsR/SmtB family transcription factor: MRAASIADVIEDPALSAMLAALAGGRALPAGELARLAGVQPEAAPMYLRRLTDAGLIKVRVRGRHRYHEIVSPEVAIVLEAIAEIAPPAPVPSLSEARTCYDHLAGRLGVELRDRLLGVGAIRGLDDRDHELTDRGQDLLGRLGIELAVLRASRRVFARSCVDWTDRRVHLAGALPAAITSVFLDRGWLARGPGRALRVDDAFDDNIEKWLVP; the protein is encoded by the coding sequence GTGCGCGCCGCTTCGATCGCCGACGTGATCGAAGACCCCGCGCTCTCCGCGATGCTCGCGGCGTTGGCCGGTGGCCGGGCGTTGCCTGCCGGTGAGCTGGCGCGCCTGGCCGGAGTGCAGCCGGAGGCCGCCCCGATGTATCTACGCCGATTGACCGACGCCGGTCTGATCAAGGTTCGGGTCCGGGGCCGGCACCGCTACCACGAGATCGTCAGTCCGGAAGTGGCGATCGTGCTGGAAGCCATCGCGGAGATCGCACCGCCGGCGCCTGTGCCCTCGCTGTCGGAAGCACGCACCTGCTACGACCACCTGGCGGGACGGCTCGGGGTGGAATTGCGCGACCGGCTGCTGGGCGTCGGGGCCATCCGCGGTCTCGACGACCGCGACCACGAGCTGACCGATCGCGGGCAGGATCTGCTCGGCCGGCTGGGCATCGAGCTGGCCGTACTGCGGGCCAGTCGGCGGGTGTTCGCCCGGTCTTGCGTCGACTGGACCGATCGCCGGGTGCATCTGGCCGGGGCGCTGCCGGCCGCGATCACCAGCGTGTTTCTCGACCGCGGTTGGCTCGCCCGCGGTCCGGGTCGCGCTCTGCGGGTCGACGACGCTTTCGACGACAACATCGAAAAATGGTTGGTGCCCTGA
- the lpdA gene encoding dihydrolipoyl dehydrogenase translates to MTSHYDVVVLGAGPGGYVAAIRAAQLGLNTAVVEPKYWGGVCLNVGCIPSKALLRNAELAHIFNKEAKTFGISGEVTFDFGVAYDRSRKVAEGRVAGVHFLMKKNKITEIHGYGRFTDAHTLDVELNEGGTETVTFDNVIIATGSSTRLVPGTSLSKNVVTYEELILTRELPESIVIAGAGAIGIEFGYVLKNYGVDVTVVEFLPRALPNEDVDVSKEIEKQFKKLGVKILTGTKVESIADDGSTVTVTVSKDGNTEELQTAKVLQAIGFAPNVDGYGLEKAGVALTDRKAIGITDYMRTNVDHVYAIGDVTGLLQLAHVAEAQGVVAAETIAGAETLPLGDYRMLPRATFCQPNVASFGLTEQQARDEGYDVVVAKFPFTANAKAHGVGDPSGFVKLVADAKHLELLGGHLVGHDVSELLPELTLAQKWDLTATELARNVHTHPTMSEALQECFHGLTGHMINF, encoded by the coding sequence GTGACTTCTCACTATGACGTTGTCGTGCTCGGAGCCGGACCCGGCGGATACGTGGCGGCCATCCGCGCCGCGCAGCTGGGCCTCAACACCGCCGTCGTCGAACCGAAGTACTGGGGCGGCGTCTGCCTCAACGTCGGCTGCATCCCGTCCAAGGCGCTGCTGCGCAACGCCGAACTCGCGCACATCTTCAATAAGGAAGCCAAGACCTTCGGTATCAGCGGCGAGGTGACATTCGACTTCGGCGTCGCCTACGACCGCAGCCGCAAGGTCGCCGAGGGCCGGGTCGCCGGCGTGCACTTCTTGATGAAGAAGAACAAGATCACCGAGATCCACGGCTACGGCCGGTTCACCGACGCGCACACACTTGACGTCGAGCTCAACGAGGGCGGTACCGAAACGGTCACCTTCGACAACGTCATCATCGCCACCGGCAGCAGCACCCGGCTCGTCCCGGGCACCTCGCTGTCGAAAAACGTTGTCACCTACGAAGAATTGATCCTGACCCGCGAGCTGCCGGAGTCGATCGTCATCGCCGGCGCAGGGGCCATCGGCATCGAGTTCGGCTACGTACTCAAGAACTACGGCGTCGACGTGACCGTCGTCGAGTTCCTGCCGCGGGCGCTGCCCAACGAGGACGTCGACGTGTCCAAGGAGATCGAGAAGCAGTTCAAGAAGCTCGGCGTGAAGATCCTCACCGGCACCAAGGTCGAGTCCATCGCCGACGACGGCTCCACCGTCACCGTGACCGTCAGCAAGGACGGCAACACCGAAGAGCTTCAGACCGCAAAAGTGTTGCAGGCCATCGGTTTTGCGCCCAACGTCGATGGCTACGGGCTGGAGAAGGCCGGGGTTGCGCTGACCGACCGCAAGGCGATCGGGATCACCGACTACATGCGCACCAACGTCGACCACGTCTACGCGATCGGCGACGTCACCGGACTGCTGCAGCTGGCCCACGTCGCCGAGGCGCAGGGCGTCGTCGCTGCCGAAACCATTGCTGGCGCAGAGACTTTGCCCCTGGGTGACTACCGGATGCTGCCTCGTGCGACGTTCTGCCAGCCGAACGTGGCGAGCTTCGGGCTGACCGAGCAGCAGGCCCGCGACGAGGGCTACGACGTGGTGGTCGCCAAGTTCCCGTTCACCGCCAACGCCAAGGCGCACGGTGTGGGGGACCCCAGCGGTTTCGTCAAGCTCGTCGCCGACGCCAAACACCTGGAACTGCTCGGCGGACACCTGGTCGGGCACGACGTCTCCGAGCTGCTGCCCGAGCTGACGCTGGCGCAGAAGTGGGATCTGACCGCGACCGAGTTGGCCCGCAACGTGCACACCCACCCGACCATGTCAGAGGCCCTCCAAGAGTGTTTCCATGGCTTGACCGGGCACATGATCAACTTTTGA